Proteins encoded together in one Rhinoraja longicauda isolate Sanriku21f chromosome 22, sRhiLon1.1, whole genome shotgun sequence window:
- the oser1 gene encoding oxidative stress-responsive serine-rich protein 1 isoform X1: MGFVESRQILTSVSQGCIENESKRKIKITDFKKLNEGNSSCLYDYLKITSSQAVFPNMEPEGKGGEDEESLQMAFKKLKVDSERAAPASVHINTEATTSRTSMRGSPDGAKARTVCSSKESWHGSTRKPSRGAIRTQRRRRSKSPILHPPKFTYCSSAVPSASSQVKHSNQTEPYQGLAVQPPKECCKAGQPEAVFGAKVPTVFSLEPSEEPAVVNGTESRTDSPSETPKLAALKSRPSSDFRSLSKLHRTDPCRCSREKECRCKRWQDVEVYSFTGLRSVISECERDAAETSRRTQPGTGAAGSPRSCSEEARAFVEDITIEDLSGYMEYYLYIPKKMSHMAEMMYT; encoded by the exons ATGGGTTTTGTGGAGTCACGGC AAATACTGACCAGCGTTTCACAAGGCTGCATAGAAAATGAAAGCAAGAGAAAGATTAAGATCACCGACTTCAAGAAACTAAATGAGGGAAATTCCAGTTGCTTGTATGACTATTTAAAG ATAACATCTAGCCAGGCTGTTTTCCCCAACATGGAACCGGAGGGAAAAGGTGGTGAGGATGAGGAGAGCCTGCAGATGGCATTCAAAAAGCTTAAAGTGGATTCTGAACG TGCTGCGCCTGCATCTGTCCACATAAACACTGAAGCAACTACTTCAAGGACATCAATGCGAGGCAGCCCTGACGGAGCTAAGGCCAGGACAGTATGTTCTTCCAAAGAGAGCTGGCACGG CTCCACCAGAAAGCCATCGCGTGGTGCCATCAGAACTCAGCGGAGAAGACGTTCCAAATCGCCCATTCTTCATCCTCCTAAATTTACTTACTGCAGTTCCGCAGTGCCCTCAGCCAGCTCGCAAGTGAAGCACAGCAACCAAACGGAGCCTTACCAGGGCCTTGCAGTCCAGCCTCCCAAAGAGTGCTGTAAGGCCGGGCAGCCTGAAGCTGTGTTTGGCGCTAAAGTCCCCACCGTCTTCTCGCTGGAGCCATCGGAAGAACCCGCAGTTGTAAATGGCACCGAATCACGCACTGATTCCCCTTCCGAGACCCCGAAACTAGCGGCCCTGAAGTCCAGGCCGTCCTCCGACTTCCGGTCCCTGTCGAAGCTTCACCGGACCGACCCCTGCCGCTGCTCGCGAGAGAAAGAGTGCCGCTGCAAGCGGTGGCAAGATGTCGAGGTGTACTCCTTCACCGGGCTTCGCAGCGTGATATCGGAGTGCGAGAGGGATGCAGCCGAGACCAGTCGAAGAACTCAGCCAGGCACTGGGGCTGCGGGTTCCCCACGCTCTTGCTCTGAAGAGGCCAGGGCATTTGTTGAAGACATCACCATCGAAGACCTGTCGGGATACATGGAATATTACCTGTATATCCCCAAAAAAATGTCACACATGGCCGAAATGATGTACACTTAA
- the oser1 gene encoding oxidative stress-responsive serine-rich protein 1 isoform X2, whose amino-acid sequence MEPEGKGGEDEESLQMAFKKLKVDSERAAPASVHINTEATTSRTSMRGSPDGAKARTVCSSKESWHGSTRKPSRGAIRTQRRRRSKSPILHPPKFTYCSSAVPSASSQVKHSNQTEPYQGLAVQPPKECCKAGQPEAVFGAKVPTVFSLEPSEEPAVVNGTESRTDSPSETPKLAALKSRPSSDFRSLSKLHRTDPCRCSREKECRCKRWQDVEVYSFTGLRSVISECERDAAETSRRTQPGTGAAGSPRSCSEEARAFVEDITIEDLSGYMEYYLYIPKKMSHMAEMMYT is encoded by the exons ATGGAACCGGAGGGAAAAGGTGGTGAGGATGAGGAGAGCCTGCAGATGGCATTCAAAAAGCTTAAAGTGGATTCTGAACG TGCTGCGCCTGCATCTGTCCACATAAACACTGAAGCAACTACTTCAAGGACATCAATGCGAGGCAGCCCTGACGGAGCTAAGGCCAGGACAGTATGTTCTTCCAAAGAGAGCTGGCACGG CTCCACCAGAAAGCCATCGCGTGGTGCCATCAGAACTCAGCGGAGAAGACGTTCCAAATCGCCCATTCTTCATCCTCCTAAATTTACTTACTGCAGTTCCGCAGTGCCCTCAGCCAGCTCGCAAGTGAAGCACAGCAACCAAACGGAGCCTTACCAGGGCCTTGCAGTCCAGCCTCCCAAAGAGTGCTGTAAGGCCGGGCAGCCTGAAGCTGTGTTTGGCGCTAAAGTCCCCACCGTCTTCTCGCTGGAGCCATCGGAAGAACCCGCAGTTGTAAATGGCACCGAATCACGCACTGATTCCCCTTCCGAGACCCCGAAACTAGCGGCCCTGAAGTCCAGGCCGTCCTCCGACTTCCGGTCCCTGTCGAAGCTTCACCGGACCGACCCCTGCCGCTGCTCGCGAGAGAAAGAGTGCCGCTGCAAGCGGTGGCAAGATGTCGAGGTGTACTCCTTCACCGGGCTTCGCAGCGTGATATCGGAGTGCGAGAGGGATGCAGCCGAGACCAGTCGAAGAACTCAGCCAGGCACTGGGGCTGCGGGTTCCCCACGCTCTTGCTCTGAAGAGGCCAGGGCATTTGTTGAAGACATCACCATCGAAGACCTGTCGGGATACATGGAATATTACCTGTATATCCCCAAAAAAATGTCACACATGGCCGAAATGATGTACACTTAA